In one Ktedonobacteraceae bacterium genomic region, the following are encoded:
- a CDS encoding thiamine pyrophosphate-dependent dehydrogenase E1 component subunit alpha: protein MLFSRIVDDCAWGLFKQGQIDFVASARGHEAAQVGSALCIEVGLDFTLPYYRDLGVVLTIGMTPYEVFRTYLLAHSRYSAQDRPVGASGEGRVERQCVHHWGYQKHNMITGTAPVATQILHAAGVAFACKLRKTPAVTVAYCGDGATAEPDFLEGIKFAAQHVLPAVFICEQDCSDPALSCLQELELPAGIEHRHVNGVDVVEVYDAMRNAMLHARSGLGPVLLEMHVVRSGLDQHKQMPSEQLPADPLLRCRQLMEEQGVWDEQWASELYERTFEEVEQALEDAMRDVVGMR from the coding sequence ATGCTTTTTTCGCGTATTGTCGATGATTGTGCATGGGGGTTATTTAAACAGGGACAGATCGATTTTGTGGCCAGCGCTCGTGGGCATGAAGCGGCTCAGGTGGGAAGTGCGCTGTGTATCGAGGTGGGACTGGATTTCACCCTACCCTATTATCGTGATCTGGGCGTTGTATTGACTATCGGTATGACGCCTTATGAGGTGTTTCGCACATATTTGCTGGCTCATAGTCGCTATTCAGCGCAAGATAGACCGGTGGGAGCATCAGGAGAGGGCCGTGTTGAAAGGCAATGTGTGCATCATTGGGGCTATCAAAAGCACAACATGATTACGGGTACTGCGCCGGTCGCGACGCAGATTCTGCATGCCGCGGGCGTCGCATTTGCCTGCAAGCTACGTAAGACGCCGGCAGTTACAGTCGCTTATTGTGGCGATGGAGCTACCGCCGAACCAGATTTCCTCGAAGGCATAAAATTCGCGGCTCAACATGTCCTGCCTGCGGTATTCATCTGCGAGCAGGATTGTTCCGATCCGGCTTTATCTTGCCTGCAGGAATTGGAACTTCCCGCGGGCATCGAGCATCGCCACGTTAATGGAGTCGATGTTGTGGAGGTATATGATGCAATGAGAAATGCGATGCTGCATGCGCGTAGTGGCCTCGGCCCCGTTTTACTGGAGATGCACGTTGTGCGCTCGGGCCTTGACCAACATAAGCAGATGCCATCCGAGCAGCTGCCTGCTGATCCTCTCCTACGCTGCCGGCAACTGATGGAGGAGCAGGGCGTATGGGATGAGCAGTGGGCAAGTGAGTTGTATGAACGCACATTTGAAGAGGTTGAACAGGCATTAGAGGATGCGATGAGGGATGTTGTGGGGATGCGATAA
- a CDS encoding DedA family protein: MFRNKMLYWSGEPMGALISLDLLRNALNAMGYPAVALFIMIESSGIPFPGETMLLLASFYAGVEQQLQIPIVIACAALGAIVGDNIGYIIGRTGGRALAERYGRYVFLKPEHLDRAEKFFAKHGNKTVFFGRFVSILRAWAAFLAGVNHMRWRSFLLYNAAGGIVWAIVYGLLGFYAGRYFKDNFTQVETIARTIGWAGAGAIALVVILAIIMYRLRKRRMRSTQLAGEIQDVPLEELAEEAASTANDHP; the protein is encoded by the coding sequence ATGTTTCGAAACAAAATGCTTTACTGGTCAGGTGAGCCGATGGGGGCGCTCATCTCACTGGACCTATTGCGTAACGCGCTGAACGCAATGGGCTATCCGGCAGTTGCGCTTTTCATCATGATCGAGAGTTCGGGCATCCCATTCCCCGGTGAAACAATGTTGCTGCTCGCCTCTTTTTACGCGGGAGTAGAGCAGCAATTACAGATACCCATCGTCATTGCTTGCGCCGCACTCGGCGCGATTGTGGGAGACAATATCGGCTATATCATCGGTCGTACCGGAGGCCGCGCCCTGGCAGAACGCTACGGTCGTTATGTCTTCTTGAAGCCGGAACACCTGGACCGGGCCGAAAAGTTCTTTGCCAAACACGGCAATAAAACGGTCTTTTTCGGTCGTTTCGTCTCTATCTTACGTGCATGGGCGGCGTTTCTAGCAGGGGTTAACCATATGCGCTGGCGCAGTTTCCTGCTCTATAATGCCGCCGGCGGTATCGTCTGGGCCATCGTCTATGGCCTGCTCGGCTTTTATGCTGGACGCTACTTCAAGGATAATTTTACACAGGTGGAAACCATTGCTCGCACAATTGGCTGGGCGGGAGCCGGGGCAATCGCACTGGTCGTCATCCTGGCAATTATCATGTATCGCCTGCGCAAACGGCGTATGCGTTCAACCCAATTAGCCGGGGAAATCCAGGATGTCCCGCTGGAAGAGCTCGCGGAAGAAGCTGCCAGCACAGCGAATGATCATCCTTAA
- a CDS encoding glycosyltransferase family 39 protein, giving the protein MKHLRSYLPAFSIFCLALAVRLVYNLTVARNYVPEHDSLSYYMLGVHIVTEHCFCVQPYMPTVYRAPFWPAIIAVIVALFGQHAELPRYFLCLVGSGTCVLVYLFARDLFGWRIGLLAGAFAAIYPQLYIYDGWLYTESIYIFLFFGFCYAVYRLQRDRKRANWIWCAILLAMLTLTRPNGILVLALFLFWAVIMVWRKVLPWQLLAKSALGITLITAIFVVPWTIRNYNVSHAFVLVANGDGTVLLGAYNSQTVYLPSYPGGVPGTWINPLVSSPAIAHKYPDFCVPTCEVARDNYFKAQAILWIKSHLNLMPHLLKLHFINMWQPATFEADLPVDKYFWQRSSKIVQDMMNTFPIAVFIMAGLGLALTWQRWRELLFLYLMILMTIAQCIIFYGIPRFRAPIEPILILLGAGALWWLTSGEPGTLRALIASYRKAPAQKMEPKAEEDVPETSEALGK; this is encoded by the coding sequence ATGAAACATTTGCGGTCATATCTGCCTGCATTCAGCATTTTTTGTCTCGCTCTGGCGGTACGCCTGGTCTATAATCTCACAGTTGCGCGTAATTATGTACCGGAGCACGACTCGCTTTCTTATTACATGTTGGGTGTCCATATTGTTACCGAACATTGTTTCTGCGTGCAGCCATATATGCCGACGGTATACCGTGCCCCTTTCTGGCCGGCAATCATCGCGGTGATAGTTGCGCTCTTCGGTCAACATGCTGAATTGCCGCGCTATTTTTTGTGCCTGGTTGGTTCCGGTACCTGCGTGCTGGTCTACCTGTTCGCGCGAGATTTGTTTGGCTGGCGTATAGGCCTGCTGGCAGGGGCATTTGCCGCCATCTACCCGCAACTGTATATCTATGACGGTTGGCTGTATACCGAGTCTATCTATATTTTCCTCTTTTTTGGTTTTTGCTATGCTGTCTACCGGTTACAACGCGATCGGAAACGAGCAAACTGGATATGGTGCGCAATACTGCTCGCCATGCTCACCCTCACCAGGCCCAACGGTATTCTTGTGCTTGCGCTTTTCCTATTCTGGGCAGTTATTATGGTCTGGAGAAAAGTGCTTCCATGGCAATTACTCGCGAAAAGCGCGCTTGGCATTACGCTGATAACCGCTATCTTCGTAGTTCCCTGGACGATTCGCAATTATAACGTTTCACACGCGTTTGTGCTTGTGGCAAACGGGGATGGAACCGTACTGCTCGGAGCATACAATTCGCAAACGGTCTACCTGCCAAGCTATCCGGGTGGAGTGCCGGGAACCTGGATCAATCCACTCGTGTCCAGTCCGGCTATCGCGCACAAATACCCGGATTTTTGCGTGCCGACGTGCGAGGTCGCGCGCGACAACTATTTCAAGGCTCAGGCCATTCTATGGATCAAGAGCCATCTTAATTTGATGCCTCACTTGCTGAAATTACATTTCATTAATATGTGGCAACCTGCGACCTTCGAAGCCGATTTGCCGGTTGACAAATATTTCTGGCAGCGGTCATCAAAAATTGTTCAGGATATGATGAACACCTTCCCGATTGCTGTTTTTATCATGGCCGGTCTGGGCCTGGCGCTTACCTGGCAAAGATGGCGTGAACTCCTGTTCCTCTATCTCATGATCTTGATGACCATTGCCCAGTGTATTATTTTTTATGGCATCCCACGCTTTCGAGCGCCTATCGAGCCAATACTTATCCTGCTGGGGGCCGGTGCCCTGTGGTGGTTGACGAGCGGAGAGCCTGGAACCCTGCGCGCGCTTATCGCAAGTTACAGGAAAGCGCCCGCTCAAAAGATGGAACCAAAAGCTGAAGAGGATGTGCCAGAGACAAGCGAGGCCCTGGGCAAATAA
- a CDS encoding thiamine pyrophosphate-dependent enzyme has product MTVNIQATEASTTAEPLDILALYRTMVTARVTNDLLKTRKTQGRFPFYIGCAGHESMAAVVAALRTTDWLALYYRDLGAWLQRTGDIYGPLREAYSRTTGPMGAGRNMPSHYSSKRHRILPTFSEVAALGPFAGGVAFSLQRHESKDIVMFCTGDGGAATNDFNVLFRQAAVHKLPVLMVVEDNGWAITTPSPVQWAGSLVEWAKGGGVYAEEVDGTDTMATYNAAVSLAEHVRSGQGPVLMHLRLGLLDPHSSSTDIRAYRTKEEIEATTATKDPVKNFGRWLVENNYLQEGDIERIRKEVRAELEQAEAQVLQEPEPSPDRVTQHVLAVPEWQENMPRGTKKQTSMLGAINDALVELAQRDPYFFVYGQDVGSPRGGVFGATASLVTQFPGRAISSPLNEQLIVGIAAGAGMIDGKARCAEIQFVDYHQSAAQTIRMAARTMYQSNGDWTVPLIIRTKSGSGGGGPISSGGAGGGAFGHSNAGEQWFTSIPGMITICPSTPFDAKGLLLEAARSQSPVTFLERGRLYRSEPPKDSAGNLIAVMAELWNVPEGYYTLPIGKARRLRIGEGRSNIAIISWGTMVLESCTAAANIVNRSGGAIEVVDLRTLTPFDEEAVSAAVREANRVIIVTEEYDLTSFARHLHSWIVEHCFYDLDGTPIFISALPAPAAPYNEPEEKAFYPTAATIEAGIEQLLQE; this is encoded by the coding sequence ATGACAGTTAACATACAGGCTACGGAAGCAAGTACCACAGCAGAGCCGCTGGATATCCTCGCGCTATACCGGACGATGGTAACAGCCCGCGTGACAAACGATTTATTGAAAACGCGCAAAACGCAGGGCCGTTTCCCATTTTACATCGGGTGCGCCGGACATGAAAGTATGGCCGCCGTTGTCGCGGCCCTGCGCACAACCGATTGGCTCGCCCTCTACTACCGCGACCTGGGAGCATGGCTCCAGCGAACGGGTGATATTTACGGTCCATTGCGTGAAGCGTATTCGCGCACAACCGGCCCTATGGGAGCCGGGCGCAATATGCCATCCCATTATAGCAGCAAACGCCACCGCATTCTCCCTACCTTCAGCGAGGTCGCGGCATTGGGTCCTTTCGCGGGCGGCGTGGCATTCTCGTTACAAAGGCACGAAAGTAAAGATATCGTCATGTTTTGTACCGGCGATGGCGGAGCCGCTACCAATGACTTCAATGTTCTGTTCCGCCAGGCAGCAGTGCATAAACTGCCCGTCTTGATGGTTGTAGAGGATAATGGCTGGGCCATCACTACTCCTTCTCCTGTTCAATGGGCAGGCTCGCTGGTAGAATGGGCTAAGGGGGGAGGCGTCTACGCTGAAGAGGTCGATGGAACGGATACGATGGCTACCTATAATGCCGCCGTAAGTCTCGCCGAACATGTCCGCTCCGGCCAGGGACCTGTTTTGATGCACCTGCGTCTAGGCCTGCTTGATCCACATTCCAGCAGCACCGATATTCGCGCTTACCGTACAAAGGAAGAGATCGAGGCTACTACCGCCACGAAAGACCCGGTGAAAAACTTTGGTCGCTGGCTCGTTGAAAACAATTACCTGCAGGAAGGCGATATCGAGCGTATCCGCAAAGAGGTTCGTGCCGAACTGGAACAGGCCGAAGCCCAGGTGCTGCAGGAGCCGGAGCCATCACCTGATCGGGTCACGCAGCATGTTCTCGCCGTTCCAGAGTGGCAAGAAAACATGCCACGCGGAACGAAAAAGCAGACATCAATGCTGGGAGCTATCAACGACGCGCTGGTAGAGCTGGCACAACGCGATCCTTACTTTTTTGTTTATGGGCAGGACGTAGGCAGTCCGAGAGGCGGCGTTTTTGGTGCGACTGCTTCACTCGTCACACAATTTCCCGGTCGCGCCATCAGTAGTCCCCTCAATGAACAGCTTATCGTTGGCATCGCGGCGGGCGCAGGTATGATCGATGGAAAAGCACGCTGCGCTGAAATTCAATTCGTTGACTATCACCAGTCGGCGGCCCAGACCATCCGCATGGCTGCGCGCACGATGTATCAGAGCAATGGCGATTGGACGGTTCCGTTGATTATCCGTACCAAGTCGGGCAGCGGCGGCGGTGGCCCTATCTCCAGCGGCGGCGCAGGCGGCGGCGCTTTCGGTCATTCCAACGCCGGCGAGCAATGGTTCACATCGATACCAGGCATGATAACCATCTGTCCATCAACGCCTTTTGATGCCAAGGGACTACTCCTTGAAGCGGCCCGCTCGCAATCTCCGGTCACGTTCCTCGAACGCGGTCGTCTCTATCGTTCGGAGCCGCCAAAGGACAGCGCAGGCAACCTTATCGCGGTTATGGCCGAACTGTGGAATGTTCCCGAAGGCTACTACACACTGCCGATAGGTAAGGCCCGGCGCCTGCGCATCGGTGAGGGGCGTTCTAACATTGCCATCATCAGCTGGGGAACGATGGTGCTGGAATCCTGTACCGCGGCGGCCAATATCGTCAATCGCAGTGGGGGGGCAATCGAAGTGGTAGATTTGCGCACGCTCACTCCTTTCGACGAAGAGGCGGTATCCGCAGCCGTGCGTGAAGCGAATCGCGTCATCATCGTGACGGAAGAATACGATTTGACGAGCTTTGCTCGCCACCTGCATTCCTGGATTGTGGAACACTGCTTCTATGACCTGGATGGCACGCCCATCTTCATCTCCGCGCTTCCGGCTCCCGCAGCTCCCTATAACGAGCCGGAAGAGAAGGCATTCTATCCAACCGCTGCCACTATCGAAGCCGGAATCGAGCAGTTATTGCAGGAATAA